From Hymenobacter sedentarius, a single genomic window includes:
- a CDS encoding RNA polymerase sigma factor — MQHFSDHSGTKHLRLYASWDDAALLKALQHGDEQAFAEIYSRYGFELIQQAYRKVNSREAAEEIVQDLFATLWHKRATTDVQKLKEYLGSAVKYRVINLMKTKLTHAGYLAYSRAAASEADYSTEQNLAALDLSGALKMGLAHLSGHTREVFQLSRIEYQTVPQIALRLQLTPKAVEYHLTRALKLLRVSLKEFLVLAIFLIAQ; from the coding sequence ATGCAGCACTTCTCCGACCACTCCGGCACAAAGCACCTTCGGCTATATGCCTCCTGGGACGATGCTGCCCTGCTAAAAGCGCTGCAGCACGGAGACGAGCAGGCCTTTGCCGAGATTTATAGCCGCTATGGCTTTGAGCTGATTCAGCAGGCGTACCGCAAAGTGAATTCGCGCGAAGCCGCCGAAGAAATTGTGCAGGACTTGTTTGCCACGCTCTGGCACAAGCGTGCCACCACCGACGTGCAGAAACTAAAGGAATACCTGGGGTCGGCCGTGAAGTACCGGGTCATCAACCTGATGAAGACCAAACTGACCCACGCCGGCTACCTCGCCTACAGCCGCGCAGCAGCCAGTGAGGCCGACTACAGCACCGAGCAAAATTTGGCAGCCCTGGACTTGTCGGGGGCGTTGAAAATGGGGTTGGCGCACTTATCCGGCCACACCCGCGAGGTTTTCCAGCTCAGCCGGATTGAGTACCAAACGGTGCCGCAGATTGCGCTGCGACTGCAGCTCACGCCCAAGGCCGTGGAGTACCACCTAACGCGGGCGCTAAAACTTCTGCGCGTTTCCCTCAAGGAATTTCTGGTGCTGGCTATTTTCTTAATAGCTCAATAA
- a CDS encoding carboxypeptidase-like regulatory domain-containing protein, whose protein sequence is MRLLFLAAAFAVCGALPAAAQRGSTASTSKSGNSRDRIALATRPNAAAERPLRLACAPISGKVFDPNGQPLVGATLLIKGTQDVYVTDSEGKFRFTEPVYEGQVLAIEAAGYKTLNVPLADCAVPRLVLERAPSAHIKRSGKRAGQVTRLHNRNTNLK, encoded by the coding sequence ATGCGTTTACTTTTCCTCGCTGCTGCCTTTGCCGTGTGTGGCGCCCTGCCCGCCGCCGCGCAACGTGGTTCTACCGCTTCTACTTCCAAATCCGGTAATTCCCGGGACCGGATTGCCTTGGCTACCCGGCCCAACGCAGCAGCCGAGCGGCCCCTGCGGCTGGCCTGTGCCCCCATCAGCGGCAAGGTGTTTGACCCCAACGGCCAGCCGTTGGTAGGCGCCACCCTGCTCATCAAAGGCACCCAGGACGTGTACGTTACCGATTCGGAAGGCAAATTCCGCTTTACCGAGCCCGTGTACGAAGGACAGGTGCTGGCCATAGAAGCCGCGGGCTACAAAACCCTTAATGTGCCGCTGGCCGACTGCGCCGTGCCACGGCTGGTGCTGGAGCGGGCCCCCAGTGCCCACATCAAGCGCAGCGGTAAGCGCGCCGGGCAGGTCACCCGCCTGCACAATCGAAACACCAACCTGAAGTAG
- a CDS encoding pectate lyase family protein, translating to MRAISPRLSFHYRSLQTTWVLGLSLLLAPARGWAQGLVAFPGAEGAGRFTTGGRGSAAVPTTVFEVTTLNDDGKAGSLRYALSQPAAARTVVFRVSGTIHLASPLEIKKANTTIAGQTAPGDGICLADYPVMVRANNVIVRFMRFRMGDKNQNQGFVDGAGGDDAFGGQRNNHLIVDHCSMSWSTDEVLSVYEGDSTTLQWNLIAEPLNYSYHYEKGDKDFERHGFGGIWGGQHASFHHNLFAHCKNRTPRFNGSRYTHPAGFENCDFSNNVIYNWGENNVYAGEGGNYNVVNNYYKPGPSTDSKVRAQVLNPYKIDKETGRLPYGKFYLTGNYVAGAPAITAHNWRGVVMNGGTAADTAQSKVDQPFVLGPLALQTAPAAYEAVLLGAGAIRPRRDTLDQRIVREVRAGTGTIIDVQGHYPHGTPYSVSQRAWPVLKSSPAPADADHDGMPDAWEKAHGLNPASPTDRALRASNGYTNLESYLNSLVPTAAPSVPVPAVPKRSK from the coding sequence ATGCGCGCTATCTCACCTCGGTTGTCGTTTCACTACCGCTCCCTGCAAACCACCTGGGTGCTTGGGCTGAGCCTGCTGCTGGCCCCGGCCCGTGGATGGGCCCAGGGGCTAGTCGCGTTTCCGGGCGCCGAAGGCGCGGGGCGCTTTACCACCGGCGGGCGCGGCTCGGCGGCGGTGCCCACCACGGTGTTTGAAGTGACTACCCTCAACGATGACGGCAAGGCTGGCAGCCTGCGCTATGCCTTGAGCCAGCCCGCGGCGGCCCGCACGGTGGTGTTCCGGGTTTCGGGCACCATTCACCTGGCCTCGCCGCTCGAAATCAAGAAAGCCAATACCACCATTGCCGGCCAAACTGCGCCGGGCGATGGCATTTGCCTGGCCGACTACCCCGTGATGGTGCGGGCCAACAACGTCATCGTGCGCTTTATGCGGTTCCGGATGGGCGACAAAAACCAGAACCAGGGCTTTGTGGACGGCGCGGGAGGCGACGACGCCTTTGGCGGCCAGCGCAACAACCACCTCATCGTGGACCACTGCTCGATGAGCTGGAGCACCGACGAGGTATTGTCGGTGTACGAGGGCGACAGCACCACCCTGCAATGGAACCTCATTGCCGAGCCCCTGAACTACTCCTACCATTATGAGAAGGGCGACAAGGACTTCGAGCGCCACGGCTTTGGCGGCATCTGGGGCGGGCAGCACGCCTCGTTTCACCACAACCTATTTGCGCACTGCAAAAACCGCACGCCCCGCTTCAATGGCAGCCGCTACACCCACCCGGCGGGCTTCGAGAACTGCGATTTTAGCAACAACGTCATCTACAACTGGGGCGAAAACAACGTGTACGCCGGCGAGGGCGGCAACTACAACGTGGTGAACAACTACTACAAGCCCGGCCCCAGCACCGACTCCAAAGTGCGCGCCCAGGTGCTGAACCCGTACAAGATTGACAAGGAAACCGGCCGCCTGCCCTACGGAAAGTTCTACCTGACCGGCAACTACGTGGCCGGCGCCCCGGCCATTACGGCCCACAACTGGCGCGGCGTAGTTATGAACGGCGGCACTGCGGCTGATACCGCCCAGTCCAAAGTAGACCAGCCCTTTGTGCTGGGCCCGCTGGCCTTGCAAACCGCCCCGGCGGCCTACGAAGCCGTACTGCTCGGGGCCGGGGCCATCCGCCCGCGGCGCGATACACTCGACCAGCGCATTGTGCGGGAAGTGCGCGCCGGCACCGGCACCATCATCGACGTGCAGGGCCACTACCCACACGGCACGCCCTACAGCGTATCGCAGCGAGCCTGGCCGGTGCTGAAATCATCCCCGGCCCCCGCCGATGCCGACCACGACGGCATGCCCGACGCCTGGGAAAAGGCCCACGGCCTGAACCCCGCCAGCCCCACCGACCGGGCCCTGCGTGCCTCCAACGGCTACACCAATCTAGAAAGCTACCTCAATAGCTTGGTGCCCACTGCTGCCCCAAGTGTCCCAGTTCCAGCCGTACCCAAGCGCAGCAAATAA
- a CDS encoding amidase: MISFSEYDQLDALAMADLVRTGQLTAMELCEAAIARAGAVNSQINAVVHPLFEPARLRAGAGLPAGPLGGVPFLLKDFGAQYAGAPHTSGSRALRNFVPAEDAELVRRWQAAGVNILGKSNTPEFALMGVTEPVLFGPTRNPWNLAHTPGGSSGGAAAAVAAGIVPLAGAGDGGGSIRIPAACCGLFGLKPSRGRVPTGPEQGEKWQGAAVEHVLSRSVRDSAAMLDATQGPDAGAPYFLPGPVRPYLEEVGRPPGRLRIAFSLGHPLGSALHPECMAAVRHAAQLLESLGHDVAEVPLPFDGRAVASAFLMLYFGETGASIAALAKVLGRPARPRDVEPTTWLLGLLGRTYSAADFAAARHTWNDSARRMGRFHQTYDLLLTPTLATPPVRVGELQPKPGEQRLLKLVNTFGLGGLIRRSGIVEKLAEQSLEKTPYTQVANLTGQPAMSVPLHWTADGLPCGVQFIAPLGAEDVLFRLAGQLEQAQPWFARRPVLPG, encoded by the coding sequence ATGATTTCATTCTCCGAATACGACCAGCTTGATGCCCTGGCTATGGCTGATTTGGTGCGCACCGGCCAGCTCACGGCCATGGAGTTGTGCGAGGCCGCCATTGCCCGGGCCGGGGCCGTCAATTCGCAAATCAACGCCGTGGTGCACCCGCTGTTCGAGCCGGCCCGGCTGCGGGCCGGAGCGGGGCTGCCCGCCGGGCCCTTGGGCGGCGTACCGTTTCTGCTGAAAGACTTTGGGGCGCAATACGCCGGCGCGCCGCACACCTCGGGCAGCCGCGCGCTGCGCAATTTTGTGCCCGCCGAGGATGCCGAGTTGGTGCGGCGCTGGCAGGCCGCGGGCGTGAACATTCTGGGCAAATCCAACACCCCGGAGTTTGCCCTGATGGGCGTGACCGAGCCGGTTTTGTTCGGCCCCACGCGCAACCCCTGGAACCTGGCCCACACGCCCGGGGGCTCCAGCGGCGGGGCGGCTGCGGCCGTGGCGGCGGGCATCGTGCCGCTGGCCGGTGCCGGCGACGGGGGCGGCTCCATCCGGATTCCGGCGGCCTGCTGTGGCCTGTTCGGGCTGAAACCCAGCCGCGGGCGCGTGCCCACCGGCCCCGAGCAGGGTGAAAAGTGGCAGGGCGCGGCCGTGGAGCACGTGCTCAGCCGCTCGGTGCGCGACAGCGCGGCTATGCTCGACGCCACCCAGGGCCCCGACGCGGGCGCGCCGTACTTTCTGCCCGGCCCGGTGCGGCCGTACCTAGAGGAAGTGGGCCGCCCGCCCGGCCGCTTGCGCATTGCCTTTAGTCTGGGCCACCCGTTGGGCAGCGCCCTGCACCCCGAGTGCATGGCCGCCGTGCGCCACGCCGCCCAACTGCTGGAAAGCCTAGGGCACGATGTGGCCGAAGTGCCGCTACCCTTCGATGGCCGGGCCGTGGCGTCGGCTTTTCTCATGCTGTATTTTGGCGAGACCGGCGCCAGCATCGCGGCCCTGGCCAAGGTGCTGGGCCGCCCCGCCCGGCCCCGCGACGTGGAGCCCACCACCTGGCTGCTTGGCCTGTTGGGCCGCACGTATTCCGCGGCCGACTTCGCCGCCGCCCGCCACACCTGGAACGACAGCGCGCGCCGCATGGGCCGCTTCCACCAAACCTACGACTTGCTGCTCACGCCCACGCTGGCCACGCCGCCCGTGCGCGTTGGCGAGCTGCAGCCCAAGCCCGGCGAGCAGCGACTCCTGAAACTGGTGAACACCTTCGGCCTCGGCGGCCTCATCCGCCGTTCCGGCATCGTGGAGAAGCTGGCTGAGCAAAGCCTCGAAAAGACGCCCTACACGCAGGTAGCCAACCTCACGGGCCAGCCGGCCATGTCGGTGCCCCTGCACTGGACCGCCGACGGCCTGCCGTGCGGCGTGCAGTTCATTGCCCCGCTGGGCGCCGAAGACGTGCTGTTTCGGCTGGCGGGGCAGCTGGAGCAGGCCCAGCCGTGGTTTGCCAGGCGGCCGGTTCTGCCGGGCTAA
- a CDS encoding M36 family metallopeptidase has protein sequence MTLIPTLSGSRKLALAIALAMPGLAVAQQGAPVAQALASFSAKVQAQGRLSAADVANPAVTSSYFDQSTGLTHTYLQQRVNGLTVFNATGAVHTDQTGKVVFFNQDFLPGAAAAAPAATPALTPEQAVGAAAKSLSLPQPVALRRLVEARAADGLLFNNGGISEANIPVRLMYQRVGDKLVLVWNVTIAQLDQQHLWSARIDAQTGRMLDRNDYVVNELATFRQHVLENKERRQPLTTAAAAAAATRAVRSPKGTLGAPNSLTVIPVPFENIDLSPRVVVPFSSANPLYSPYGWQVGDAKAPSGFFADSYSFLSTGKQLTRGNNVAAYDDNMTATSGSGNVASSTNSPDGGATRDFDFPFNQPQGPRNADNLAAGITNLFYWNNMLHDVMMSKGFDEVSGNFQYKNLTGQGLGNDFVRAESQDGSGRNNANFSTPPDGSSGRMQMYLFDNTAANALTITGASSAAGTYRFAGVAFGPKLTKKPLAGKLVLVNDGVSADGGDHACATPFVNAADVAGNIAFIQRGGCPQLTTLNPRVNNQFAPKVKRAQDNGATAVIVFDSLATTGLTNFGGADTVGIRIPAIFISGADGFKLRAALLAGGTLNATATLGPEFDGSFDNGVVSHEFGHGITNRLTGGPANASCLNPATGNQTMGEGWSDFFALWMTTRPGDDGKTSRYIATYDNGDPYNVGPGFRRKPYSTDFSKNNYTYAQLGTTTGKFQETHDVGEVWATVLWDLNWQFIYKYGYNADFFSATGGNNKMLKLVLDGCKLQVCNPGFLDGRDALLRADSVTNRAANADLIWNVFARRGMGYSAVQGDRVNGQPRVTGIANGFDLPPGSKVIALANKNGAVVGGALEAYPNPAQDQLTVRTQLSSAAPMQVTVLDLLGKTVLRTVAVPAARMQQTGVELNTSRLASGIYVVRVTTSNGTYSTKVSIQH, from the coding sequence ATGACGTTAATTCCTACTCTTTCGGGTTCTCGTAAGCTGGCCTTGGCAATTGCCTTGGCCATGCCGGGCCTGGCGGTAGCGCAGCAGGGGGCACCAGTAGCCCAAGCCCTGGCCTCCTTCTCGGCCAAGGTGCAGGCACAGGGCCGCCTGAGCGCGGCTGACGTAGCCAACCCCGCCGTAACCAGCTCCTACTTTGACCAAAGCACGGGCCTCACGCACACCTACCTGCAGCAGCGGGTGAACGGCCTGACGGTATTCAATGCCACCGGGGCCGTGCACACCGACCAAACCGGCAAAGTGGTGTTTTTCAACCAGGACTTTCTGCCGGGCGCCGCAGCCGCAGCGCCTGCCGCCACGCCGGCCCTCACGCCAGAGCAAGCCGTGGGGGCCGCCGCCAAAAGCCTGAGCCTGCCGCAGCCCGTGGCCCTGCGCCGCCTGGTAGAAGCCCGTGCGGCCGATGGCCTCCTCTTCAACAATGGCGGCATTTCGGAAGCGAATATTCCGGTGCGCCTGATGTACCAGCGCGTGGGCGACAAGCTGGTGCTGGTCTGGAACGTGACCATTGCCCAACTCGACCAGCAGCACCTCTGGAGCGCCCGCATCGATGCCCAGACCGGCCGGATGCTGGACCGCAACGACTACGTAGTGAACGAACTGGCTACCTTCCGCCAGCACGTGCTGGAAAATAAGGAGCGCCGCCAGCCGCTGACTACCGCAGCAGCGGCCGCTGCCGCTACGCGCGCCGTACGCAGCCCGAAGGGTACCCTGGGGGCACCCAATAGCCTGACGGTTATTCCGGTGCCTTTCGAAAACATTGACCTTTCGCCGCGGGTGGTCGTGCCGTTCAGCTCCGCCAATCCGCTGTACTCGCCCTATGGCTGGCAGGTGGGCGATGCCAAGGCTCCCAGCGGATTCTTTGCCGACAGCTACTCGTTCCTCTCGACGGGCAAGCAGCTCACGCGCGGCAACAACGTAGCCGCCTACGACGACAACATGACCGCGACTTCCGGCAGCGGCAACGTGGCGTCGAGCACCAACTCGCCCGATGGCGGCGCCACGCGCGACTTCGACTTTCCCTTCAACCAGCCGCAGGGCCCCCGCAATGCCGACAACCTCGCCGCGGGCATTACCAACCTGTTCTACTGGAACAACATGCTCCACGACGTGATGATGAGCAAAGGGTTTGATGAGGTATCGGGCAACTTCCAGTACAAGAACCTCACCGGCCAGGGCCTTGGCAACGACTTTGTGCGGGCCGAATCGCAGGACGGCAGCGGCCGCAACAACGCCAACTTTTCGACGCCTCCCGATGGCAGCTCGGGCCGCATGCAGATGTACCTGTTCGACAACACCGCCGCCAACGCCTTGACCATAACGGGCGCCAGCAGCGCGGCTGGCACCTACAGGTTTGCCGGCGTTGCCTTTGGCCCCAAGCTCACCAAGAAGCCCCTGGCGGGCAAGCTGGTGCTCGTGAATGACGGCGTATCGGCCGACGGCGGCGACCACGCCTGCGCCACGCCCTTTGTAAACGCGGCCGACGTAGCTGGCAACATTGCCTTCATTCAGCGCGGCGGCTGCCCCCAGCTCACCACGCTCAACCCGCGGGTCAACAACCAGTTTGCGCCCAAGGTGAAGCGCGCCCAGGACAACGGCGCCACCGCCGTTATTGTGTTCGACTCCCTGGCCACCACCGGCCTCACCAACTTTGGCGGAGCTGATACTGTCGGGATTCGCATTCCCGCTATTTTCATTAGCGGCGCCGATGGCTTTAAGCTGCGCGCGGCCCTGCTGGCCGGCGGCACCCTGAATGCTACCGCAACTCTGGGCCCGGAGTTCGACGGCTCGTTTGATAACGGCGTGGTTTCACACGAGTTTGGCCACGGCATCACCAACCGCCTCACCGGCGGCCCGGCCAACGCGAGTTGCCTCAATCCGGCCACCGGCAACCAGACCATGGGCGAAGGCTGGAGCGACTTCTTTGCGCTATGGATGACGACTCGCCCCGGCGACGACGGCAAAACCAGCCGCTACATTGCCACCTACGACAACGGTGACCCCTACAACGTGGGCCCCGGCTTCCGCCGCAAGCCTTACAGCACCGACTTCTCAAAAAACAACTACACCTACGCCCAGCTCGGTACCACCACCGGCAAATTCCAGGAAACCCACGACGTGGGCGAAGTATGGGCCACGGTGCTCTGGGACCTGAACTGGCAGTTTATCTACAAGTATGGCTACAACGCTGACTTCTTCAGCGCCACCGGCGGCAACAACAAGATGCTCAAGCTGGTGCTCGACGGCTGCAAGCTGCAGGTCTGCAACCCCGGCTTCCTCGACGGCCGCGACGCTCTGCTGCGCGCCGACTCCGTAACGAACCGCGCTGCCAACGCCGACCTGATTTGGAACGTATTTGCGCGCCGTGGTATGGGCTACAGCGCCGTGCAAGGCGACCGCGTGAACGGCCAACCCCGCGTGACGGGCATTGCCAACGGCTTCGACCTGCCTCCCGGCAGCAAGGTGATTGCCCTGGCCAATAAGAATGGCGCCGTGGTGGGCGGGGCCCTGGAAGCCTACCCCAACCCAGCCCAGGACCAGCTCACCGTGCGCACGCAGCTGAGCAGCGCCGCCCCCATGCAGGTGACCGTGCTCGACCTACTGGGCAAAACCGTATTGCGGACCGTAGCAGTACCAGCCGCCCGCATGCAGCAAACCGGCGTGGAGCTAAATACCAGCCGCCTCGCCTCGGGCATCTACGTGGTACGCGTGACGACCAGCAATGGCACTTACAGCACCAAGGTCAGCATCCAGCACTAA